A genomic region of Halichondria panicea chromosome 5, odHalPani1.1, whole genome shotgun sequence contains the following coding sequences:
- the LOC135336230 gene encoding E3 ubiquitin-protein ligase HUWE1-like: MTLPPPPKKPTSEPLISISSESDNDVEQTEQEMIDRAISLSKNNSSESIATIADLLKSLSKYVTGEEVTVTVRRENVLDDALRTVRRGSFPIDHTIIVEFLGEAGEDGGGLKREFWCLLFKQVKSSLFEGVGDRLVPRHDVVALQNKKFEHVGNLIAMGLLQGSSGVPFIAPPIYEYLCGVSAESVNVSVEDVPAYEVKEYISQIEAAECNESLRQTCQSDIDTALEAGYTKPIASITMSEKPGLVKALLLHFVVYRNKAVLDQLRAGLNILGMREAMSKYSEILKPFFVEGMQPPLSANMIRSLIGDVHFSESGTSELVKEKASYMLFLDMLHNIQDGGSESGLSLGQVLNFFTGSDYPPVLGFDSRNPVSIHFSSTSNYPLASTCALQLTLPTKFHDDELRFKENMEYGILNHGGFGMC; encoded by the exons ATGACACTTCCCCCCCCACCGAAGAAGCCAACATCAGAGCCCCTTATTTCAATTTCTTCTGAGTCTGACAATGAT GTTGAACAAACCGAGCAAGAGATGATAGACCGTGCAATTTCTCTCTCTAAGAACAACAG TTCTGAATCAATTGCAACAATAGCAGACCTTCTGAAGTCTCTCTCCAAGTATGTGACAGGTGAAGAAGTGACTGTAACTGTGAGACGGGAAAATGTTCTCGACGATGCTTTACGCACCGTTAGGCGTGGTTCTTTTCCAATCGACCACACTATCATT GTGGAGTTTCTTGGGGAGGCAGGTGAAGATGGGGGTGGTTTAAAACGGGAGTTTTGGTGTCTCCTGTTTAAGCAAGTGAAGTCATCTTTGTTTGAGGGGGTTGGAGATCGCCTGGTGCCAAGGCATGATGTTGTTGCACTGCAG AACAAGAAATTTGAACATGTTGGCAATTTGATTGCTATGGGGTTACTCCAAGGCAGCAGTGGTGTTCCATTCATTGCACCTCCGATATACGAGTACTTATGTGGCGTGAGTGCAGAATCGGTGAATGTCAGTGTGGAGGATGTTCCGGCTTACGAAGTCAAGGAATATATCTCTCAG ATCGAGGCAGCTGAATGTAATGAAAGCCTTAGACAGACTTGTCAGAGTGATATCGACACTGCACTTGAAGCTGGGTACACCAAACCCATTGCTTCCATCACCATGTCAGAGAAACCTGGGCTTGTAAAAGCACTATTGCTCCACTTCGTTGTGTACCGAAACAAAGCAGTTCTGGACCAGTTGCGAGCTGGGCTCAACATTCTAGGGATGAGGGAGGCCATGTCCAAGTACAGTGAGATTCTAAAACCATTCTTTGTTGAAGGAATGCAACCACCTCTTTCAGCAA ATATGATTAGGTCTCTGATAGGTGACGTGCATTTTTCAGAATCTGGAACTTCTGAATTAGTCAAAGAGAAAGCGTCGTATATGCtttttttggatatgttgcaTAACATACAAG ATGGAGGCAGCGAGTCAGGGTTGAGCCTTGGTCAGGTTCTAAACTTCTTCACTGGCAGTGACTACCCACCTGTTTTGGGCTTTGATAGTCGAAACCCTGTGAGTATTCACTTCAGCTCCACTTCAAACTATCCCTTGGCCTCAACATGTGCATTGCAATTAACATTGCCAACCAAGTTTCATGATGATGAACTCCGGTTTAAAGAAAACATGGAGTATGGAATACTAAACCATGGAGGTTTTGGAATGTGCTAA
- the LOC135336226 gene encoding uncharacterized protein LOC135336226 produces MSASEMIDFLLEAEDTITRTNMMILEGDLTVVEDALCTAEMVLGDILSAEDLLPFGSGEILVEHVRNIVVCINEVIDDEHRCHIRGRPQIPISEESLILLLKAHFSTTAIGKMLGVSSRTIRRRIVQYGMQDEITFSGLSDSELDDITTNFIRTHPNSGERSLSGFLWSIGIRIQRARVRESLKRIDPIGVASRFRQVLHRRKYNVCMPNSLWHIDGYHRLIKWRIVIHGGIDGYSRLPVYMKASTNNRAETVLDSFLSAVHEYGLPSRVRSDKGGENVLVSQFMLDHPERGPGRKSFITGRSVHNQRIERLWRDLFTGCISLYYEVFSSLQEDGLLDPLCNTDLFSLHYIYIPRINSHLDEFRQSYAHHRLRTEKNQTPYQLWTKGLLQGSGDAAAIQGVASDTLEYFGIDWEGPVTVSDDLDRVTIPETRNCISREQHIELAHAVDPLETCDDLGISLYIITRAYVEACQ; encoded by the exons ATGTCAGCTTCTGAGATGATTGACTTCTTGCTTGAGGCTGAAGATACTATTACGAGAACAAACATGATGATACTTGAAGGTGATTTAACTGTTGTCGAAGATGCACTTTGTACTGCTGAGATGGTCCTTGGAGATATTCTGAGTGCTGAAGATTTGTTACCTTTTGGAAGTGGAGAAATATTAGTTGAACATGTGAGAAACATAGTTGTGTGTATTAATGAGGTGATTGATGATGAACACCGTTGTCACATTAGGGGACGACCACAAATACCAATTAGTGAAGAAAGCCTTATTTTGCTGCTAAAAGCTCATTTTTCAACTACAGCCATTGGGAAAATGTTAGGCGTTTCATCTCGTACAATAAGGAGAAGAATAGTTCAATACGGAATGCAAGATGAGATAACATTCTCAGGGTTGAGCGACTCTGAGCTTGATGATATTACAACAAATTTTATCAGGACGCATCCTAATTCTGGAGAACGATCACTAAGTGGCTTTTTGTGGAGTATAGGTATTCGGATCCAGCGCGCAAGAGTCAGGGAAAGTCTGAAGAGAATTGATCCCATTGGTGTGGCTTCACGCTTCCGGCAAGTTCTCCACCGGCGAAAATATAATGTATGCATGCCAAACAGCCTCTGGCACATAGACGGTTATCATAGGCTCATTAAATGGCGTATTGTCATACATGGAGGCATTGACGGCTACTCCCGACTCCCTGTATATATGAAAGCTTCCACAAACAACAGGGCAGAGACAGTTTTAGACAGTTTTTTGAGTGCAGTTCATGAGTATGGTCTACCCTCTAGAGTCCGAAGTGACAAGGGAGGAGAAAATGTGCTGGTGTCTCAGTTTATGCTTGATCATCCAGAACGTGGGCCCGGACGTAAAAGTTTTATTACAGGACGGAGTGTCCACAATCAACGAATTGAGAGGTTGTGGAGGGACCTATTCACAGGATGCATATCACTCTACTACGAGGTGTTCTCCTCCTTACAAGAAGATGGATTGTTGGACCCTCTGTGCAATACAGACCTGTTTTCCTTGCATTACATATATATCCCCCGAATCAACAGCCATTTGGATGAATTTCGCCAATCGTATGCTCATCATCGTTTAAGAACTGAGAAGAATCAGACTCCATACCAGTTGTGGACGAAAGGATTGTTACAAGGGTCAGGTGATGCTGCTGCTATACAAGGTGTTGCAAGTGATACATTG GAATATTTTGGAATTGACTGGGAAGGTCCCGTCACTGTGTCTGATGATCTTGATCGTGTCACTATTCCTGAGACTAGGAATTGCATAAGTAGAGAGCAGCACATTGAGCTAGCACATGCTGTTGATCCTCTTGAAACCTGTGATGATCTTGGGATATCTTTGTATATTATCACTCGGGCTTATGTTGAAGCATGTCAGTGA
- the LOC135336232 gene encoding uncharacterized protein LOC135336232 translates to MATPSNCVKDVTMLTEPEIETIAASDAPFFKIGVDVKGKEYLCYVNSENHGLMYPPPKTDNCKSPSVVMKMVKLEKQGDSDQHGYVITNPVVKDTYLKVTEETLGSKKKRAVRFEKKSEEGFYQSQLFKLRKHTSSDSETKFALYTTAINSKGNSVIYYLKTESRTIVAEESSSPDNYDYFWFGRNVEVRPTYGPALTVSELNQSLVPVPVVIQISTDNPGHSNGYFLKTDTRNDTLFDSETVLNNTLPIPISYILTFTPLGTQPSTFKCTSQVLNLHHLNTTDAAVLFQEVLRPPTFQFQAASSRSPYDMIIYEPGASTAGGNNYLTYASVNNPLKNITATTERSLATWFVIYPVL, encoded by the exons ATGGCAACCCCATCGAACTGTGTCAAGGATGTTACGATGTTAACAGAACCCGAG ATTGAAACAATAGCAGCTAGTGATGCACCCTTCTTCAAGATTGGAGTTGACGTAAAGGGGAAGGAGTATCTGTGTTATGTGAACTCTGAGAACCATGGGCTGATGTACCCTCCTCCCAAAACAGACAACTGCAAGAGTCCCTCGG TTGTGATGAAGATGGTCAAATTGGAGAAGCAGGGAGACAGCGATCAACACGGTTATGTTATCACAAACCCTGTGGTCAAAGATACCTACCTCAAAGTCACCGAGGAAACTTTAGGATCGAAGAAAAAGAGAGCTGTGAGGTTTGAAAAGAAATCAGAAGAG gggTTTTACCAAAGCCAGCTGTTCAAGCTTCGCAAGCATACAAGCTCTGATTCAGAAACAAAGTTTGCTCTCTACACAACTGCAATCAACAGCAAAGGCAACAGCGTGATCTACTACCTGAAGACTGAGTCAAGAACCATCGTGGCTGAAGAGAGCAGCTCACCAGACAACTATGACTACTTCTGG TTTGGTCGCAATGTTGAAGTAAGACCCACTTATGGACCAGCACTCACAGTTTCAGAG CTGAATCAAAGTTTAGTACCTGTTCCAGTTGTCATACAAATTTCTACTGATAACCCTGGCCATAGTAATGGATACTTCCTAAAAACGGATACTCGTAATGACACACTCTTTGATAGCGAGACTGTCCTTAATAATACCCTCCCAATTCCCATCAGCT ATATACTGACATTCACGCCCCTTGGTACACAACCTAGTACATTCAAATGTACCAGCCAAGTTCTGAACTTGCATCATTTGAATACAACAGATGCAGCAGTATTGTTTCAAGAG gtccTTCGTCCTCCAACATTTCAATTTCAAGCTGCGTCATCACGGTCACCGTACGATATGATCATCTATGAGCCTGGCGCTAGTACTGCTGGTGGTAATAACTATCTGACATATGCATCGGTCAACAATCCATTGAAAAATATCACAGCAACTACAGAGAGAAGTTTGGCAACATGGTTTGTTATTTATCCAGTGTTATAG
- the LOC135336231 gene encoding uncharacterized protein LOC135336231, whose protein sequence is MATPSNYCVKDVAMLTEPEIETRAASDAPFFKIGVEVKGEEYLCYVSSDNNGLMCPPKTDNCKSPSVVMNMVKLEKQGDSDQHGYVITNPVVKDTYLKVITDETLGSRAVRFDKKSGEVFYQSQLFKLRKNTSSDSETKFALYTTAINSKGNSVIYYLKPESGTIVAEESSSPDNYDCFWFGRRNINFEKRPTYGPSLTASELTQLLQSSPTVQVVIQIASSEFFLKTDTRNDTLFDSSTVLNNTLPIPLSCILTFTSPTVRVTQPRTFTCTSQVLNLHHLNTTNAAVLFQEVHPPTFQFEEAPSRSPYDMIIYEPGASPVGGNNFLTLVNNPQENPLKNVTATTEKRLATWFVVYQVLA, encoded by the exons ATGGCAACCCCATCAAACTACTGTGTCAAGGATGTTGCGATGTTAACAGAACCCGAG ATTGAAACAAGAGCAGCTAGTGATGCACCCTTCTTCAAGATTGGAGTTGAAGTTAAGGGGGAGGAGTATCTGTGTTATGTGAGCTCTGACAACAATGGTCTGATGTGCCCCCCGAAAACAGACAACTGCAAGAGTCCctctg TTGTGATGAACATGGTCAAGTTAGAGAAGCAGGGAGACAGCGATCAACACGGCTATGTTATCACAAACCCTGTGGTCAAAGATACCTACCTCAAAGTCATCACTGACGAAACTTTAGGATCGAGAGCTGTGAGGTTTGATAAGAAGTCAGGAGAG gtgTTTTACCAAAGCCAGTTGTTCAAGCTTCGCAAGAATACAAGCTCTGATTCAGAAACAAAGTTTGCTCTCTACACAACTGCAATCAACAGCAAAGGCAACAGCGTGATCTACTACCTGAAGCCCGAGTCAGGTACCATTGTGGCTGAAGAGAGCAGCTCACCAGACAACTACGACTGCTTCTGG TTCGGTCGTcgcaatattaattttgaaaaACGACCCACTTATGGACCATCACTCACAGCTTCAGAG CTGACTCAACTCTTGCAATCTTCACCGACTGTTCAAGTTGTCATACAAATTGCTTCTAGTGAATTCTTCCTAAAAACGGATACTCGTAATGACACACTCTTTGATAGCTCGACTGTTCTTAATAATACCCTCCCAATTCCCCTCAGCT GTATACTGACATTCACGTCCCCTACTGTAAGAGTTACACAACCTCGTACATTCACATGTACCAGCCAAGTTCTGAATTTGCATCATTTGAATACAACAAATGCAGCAGTATTGTTTCAAGAG gtcCATCCTCCAACATTTCAATTTGAAGAAGCGCCATCACGGTCACCGTACGATATGATCATCTATGAGCCTGGCGCTAGTCCTGTTGGTGGTAATAACTTTCTGACATTGGTCAACAATCCACAGGAAAATCCATTGAAAAATGTCACAGCAACTACAGAGAAAAGATTGGCAACATGGTTTGTTGTTTATCAAGTGTTAGCCTAA